CAATAAATTCAAACGGAATGACATGAAAAACCTCTAGGTTAATTAAAAGACCATGCCAGTCTAGCGGTGAATTATGACAATAATATTGCAAACAGCTTTCACTTCCAAATTATATTCGGTTACACAGATATAAACTCGAGCGCGTTGTCATCGGGATCACGGCAAAATAAAGCCCTGCGTCCCGACTGACTCAACGTAAACGGAATGTCAGCCCGGGTTAAGCGCGCCTGCAGTTCAACAATATCGTTGATCAGAAACGCCACATGACGATCACGCCCACCATGCGCCGGGCGTTCCAGTCCGGCATCCGGATTCGGCAGACGCATCAGATGAATTTGCGCTGCACCGATGTCATACCATACCCCCTCAAATGACATGACGGGCCGTGCCGGATTAATCTCCAGACCTAGCCGACCTTCATAGAAATCGCGGGCACGCGGTAAATCAGCCACCAGCAGCGTCACATGATGGATCGAAACAATTAAACTCATTTTGCGACCTTTTGCTCAAGATGTCCGGAAAACAGGCTGGCAACCATGATCATAGCCGCCCCTAGCCATTCCCTACCAGAAAGCGACTCTCCCGCCAGCCAGTAGGAAGTAATGGCAGCCACCACCAGCTCAAATAATAAAATCACGATAGCCCGGTTCGCTGCAACATGCATCAACCCGTATTGTATGCTCAAGGTTACGGCTATCATCGCCAACGCAATCAGTAACAAAGCGCCCCACACCACCGGTGAAAAACCGCTTAAAGCGCTGAACGCCGTCGGTTGCATCAGCAACAACGGTAACGGCGCCAGCGTGCCGCCTATCCAGATGGCTATCGATTTCGCTTCTACGCTGATCGTGTCCGCTTTCTTAACCAGCACATTGGTAAAGGCAAAACTCATGCCGACGGACAGTCCCAGCCACTCTGCACTATTGGCTGGCAATGGTAAACGGCCATCTGCCTGCCAGAGCATGATCATCGCGCCGGACAATGCCACCACGATAATAAAATACCCCAGGCGTCCCAATTGCTCTCCCAGCAACCAGCGCGAAAATAAAATAGTCCATAGCGGTGCCAGATAAAACAGCAGCAATACCCGCATAATTTCGCCGTCTATTACCGCCACAACGTAACCGGTATTGGTCCAACCCGAGCTCAGCAGCATCGCAAGCCACAACCATTTCGCATTAACAACACTGCGCAAGTGTCTGTAATAGAATGGCAATCCGATGATAAGCGCGATGCCGTAGGTGATGAATGTCGACATCAACCCCGACACACCCATCTCATGCAACCAACGATAAGGAAACCAGATTGCGCCCCATAAAGTAGCGCTCATTAACAGCGCGAATATCGGCAGAACTGCGTTTTTGTTATCTGACCGCATCATCCTAAAACCGGCAGTTGACCGCTTCCTGGATAAGACAGCTTCACTGTACTAAAAAAGTTAATCATATCTTCAATTTTTCTCTCAAGCACCCGCGCTACGGACTGTATTGTACGTCTCTCGTAACGCAGGGCGGCGTTGCTCCTACTCGAAATGGAACAACCATTTCTCGTCGTCACGCCTTGACCTGCATCACGATAAACGCACACTACAACCCGTCAAACTACCGGGTTTAGGATTATAATAATGGTTTTCCTCAATGCGTTTGGGCTATGAACCCGTATCTTGACCGTCTACAACCTTATCCATTTCAAAAACTGCGTGAGCTGTTTGCCGGAATTACGCCGTCCACAGAATACTCTGCAATTAATCTATCAATAGGCGAACCCAAACACGCCACACCGGAATTCATTAAACAAGCGCTCATTGCCAATCTGGATGGGCTTGCCAGTTACCCGCTGACGGCAGGTGTCCCCGCACTGCGGATCGCTATCGCCAACTGGATCGCGCGCCGCTATGCCATCCCCGCTCCTGATACTGACACGCAGATTTTACCGGTTAATGGCAGTCGTGAGGCATTGTTTGCTTTCGCGCAAACCATCATCGACCCCTGCTTCGCAGAACCTGTTGTCATTTCGCCGAATCCGTTCTACCAGATTTACGAAGGTGCCGCCTT
The Sulfuriferula thiophila DNA segment above includes these coding regions:
- a CDS encoding DMT family transporter, giving the protein MMRSDNKNAVLPIFALLMSATLWGAIWFPYRWLHEMGVSGLMSTFITYGIALIIGLPFYYRHLRSVVNAKWLWLAMLLSSGWTNTGYVVAVIDGEIMRVLLLFYLAPLWTILFSRWLLGEQLGRLGYFIIVVALSGAMIMLWQADGRLPLPANSAEWLGLSVGMSFAFTNVLVKKADTISVEAKSIAIWIGGTLAPLPLLLMQPTAFSALSGFSPVVWGALLLIALAMIAVTLSIQYGLMHVAANRAIVILLFELVVAAITSYWLAGESLSGREWLGAAMIMVASLFSGHLEQKVAK
- a CDS encoding VOC family protein, with translation MSLIVSIHHVTLLVADLPRARDFYEGRLGLEINPARPVMSFEGVWYDIGAAQIHLMRLPNPDAGLERPAHGGRDRHVAFLINDIVELQARLTRADIPFTLSQSGRRALFCRDPDDNALEFISV